One Danio rerio strain Tuebingen ecotype United States chromosome 9, GRCz12tu, whole genome shotgun sequence genomic region harbors:
- the atp5mc3a gene encoding ATP synthase membrane subunit c locus 3a: MFTCAKFVSTPALVRAGSRSVYRPVSAAVLSRPEAKPEVSTAAILQSPVAQMALRSFQTSAVSRDIDTAAKFIGAGAATVGVAGSGAGIGTVFGSLIIGYARNPSLKQQLFSYAILGFALSEAMGLFCLMVAFLILFAM; the protein is encoded by the exons ATGTTCACCTGCGCAAAGTTCGTCTCCACACCTGCCCTG gtgcgTGCAGGCTCCAGGTCCGTGTACAGGCCAGTTTCTGCTGCTGTGCTTTCCAGACCAGAGGCCAAACCTGAG GTCAGTACCGCTGCTATCCTGCAGTCTCCGGTCGCTCAGATGGCTCTCCGAAGCTTTCAGACCAGCGCTGTGAGCCGCGACATCGACACTGCTGCTAAGTTCATcggagctggagctgctactgtGGGAGTTGCGGGATCCGGTGCTGGAATCGGTACCGTGTTCGGCAGCCTCATCATTGGATACGCCAG GAACCCGTCTCTGAAGCAGCAGCTCTTCTCTTACGCCATCCTGGGTTTTGCTCTGTCTGAAGCTATGGGGCTCTTCTGCTTGATGGTGGCTTTCTTGATCCTGTTCGCCATGTAA